A single genomic interval of Cucumis sativus cultivar 9930 chromosome 5, Cucumber_9930_V3, whole genome shotgun sequence harbors:
- the LOC101217207 gene encoding UDP-N-acetylmuramoyl-L-alanyl-D-glutamate--2,6-diaminopimelate ligase MurE homolog, chloroplastic yields the protein MASTFTFLPFPLILSPRSNFPFIRPQFHRQYLPAIRILRPSVPSAIGPDGKFYPDPADDDPPEAPEDSGHGVSKFQQIYRQAARARKIQEEDFKKHQSTYLSAIADVEDAPENAEYLNSESSGDDLFGEIDKAIALKRKEFVKQGLLKPNPKKEKVGEKDEIEGIDELETEEVADLEEINELRGLTVISEDVDVEEDEDEDGPRNLDDNVSAIGGEDELSSFNSFDVDFDSYGKVKARIVEPKFKMTLAELLDESKVVPVSVFGNLEIEITGIQHDSRVVTAGDLFVCCVGRETDGHLYLTEADKRGAVAVVASKEIDIEETLGCKALVMVEDTNSVLPALAASFYRNPSKNMAVIGITGTDGKTSTSYLIKGMYEAMGLRTGLLGTVAYYLHGDNKLELPSTTPDAILVQNLMAKMLHNGTEAVVMEVSSDGLARGRCDEVDFDIAVFTNLTRDHLDFQGSEEEYRDAKAKLFKRMVDPDRHRKVINIDDPNAPFFIGQGNPDVPVVTFAMENKNADVHPLKYELSLFETQVLVHTPQGILEISSGLLGKHNIYNILAAVAVGIAVGAPLEDIVRGVEEVDAVPGRFELIDEEQAFGVIVDHAHTPDGLSRLLDSVRELGPRRIITVFGCCGEHDRGKRPMMTKIATDKSDVTILTSDNPRNEDPLDILDDMLAGIGWTMQDYLKHGENDYYPPLSNGHRIFLHDIRRVAVRAAVAMGEEGDVVVVAGKGHETYQIEDDKTDFFDDREECREALQYVDELHQAGIDTSEFPWRLPESH from the exons ATGGCTTCAACTTTCACTTTCCTTCCATTTCCTCTCATTCTCTCTCCCCGctcaaattttccttttattagaCCTCAATTTCACCGCCAGTATCTTCCCGCCATTCGAATTCTCCGACCTTCAGTTCCTTCCGCCATCGGACCGGACGGCAAATTCTATCCGGACCCGGCCGACGATGACCCACCGGAAGCTCCGGAAGATTCTGGCCATGGAGTTTCGAAGTTTCAGCAGATATACCGCCAGGCAGCTCGTGCGAGGAAGATTCAAGAGGAGGATTTCAAGAAGCATCAGTCTACTTATCTTTCGGCCATTGCTGACGTTGAGGATGCTCCTGAGAATGCGGAGTATTTGAATTCGGAGAGCTCGGGTGATGATTTGTTTGGTGAAATTGACAAAGCTATTGCTCTGAAGCGGAAGGAGTTCGTGAAGCAGGGACTTCTCAAGCCTAacccaaagaaagaaaaggtggGTGAGAAAGATGAAATTGAGGGCATTGATGAGTTGGAGACTGAGGAGGTCGCGGATTTGGAAGAGATTAACGAGCTTCGAGGGCTTACAGTGATTTCGGAGGATGTGGACGTGGAGGAGGACGAGGATGAAGATGGGCCTAGGAATTTGGATGACAATGTAAGTGCAATAGGTGGTGAAGATGAACTatcttcttttaattcttttgatgtGGATTTTGATAGCTATGGAAAAGTTAAGGCCAGGATTGTGGAACCCAAGTTCAAAATGACTTTAGCTGAGCTATTGGATGAAAGTAAGGTCGTTCCAGTTTCTGTTTTTGGCAATTTAGAGATAGAAATTACTGGTATTCAACACGATTCGAGGGTGGTTACCGCTGGCGACTTGTTTGTATGTTGTGTTGGGAGGGAAACTGATGGACATTTGTATTTAACTGAGGCAGATAAGAGGGGTGCAGTGGCTGTGGTGGCTAGCAAGGAGATAGACATAGAAGAAACTTTGGGCTGTAAAGCTTTGGTAATGGTGGAGGATACTAACTCTGTTCTTCCTGCATTGGCTGCTTCTTTTTACAGGAACCCCTCAAAGAATATGGCTGTGATAGGAATAACTGGGACGGATGGTAAAACGAGCACATCCTACTTGATAAAGGGGATGTATGAGGCAATGGGGTTGAGAACTGGGTTGCTAGGGACAGTGGCTTATTATTTACATGGGGACAATAAGTTGGAGTTGCCAAGTACAACCCCAGATGCTATTTTGGTCCAAAACTTAATGGCGAAGATGCTTCATAATGGAACTGAAGCGGTTGTCATGGAGGTTTCATCTGATGGACTTGCTCGTGGCAGGTGCGATGAAGTTGATTTTGATATAGCGGTCTTTACAAATTTGACTAGGGACCATTTGGATTTTCAAGGGTCTGAAGAGGAGTATAGGGATGCCAAAGCCAAGCTATTTAAAAGGATGGTGGATCCAGACCGACACCGAAAAGTTATTAACATTGATGATCCCAATGCACCATTCTTCATAGGTCAAGGAAACCCAGATGTGCCTGTTGTAACCTTTGcaatggaaaacaaaaatgctgACGTCCATCCCCTGAAATATGAATTGTCACTATTTGAGACACAGGTTTTGGTTCACACTCCCCAGGGAATACTGGAGATATCATCGGGTTTGCTTGGAAAGCACAACATTTACAATATTCTTGCAGCAGTGGCAGTGGGGATTGCAGTTGGAGCACCATTAGAGGATATTGTTAGAGGTGTTGAAGAAGTTGATGCTGTTCCTGGGAGATTCGAGCTGATTGATGAGGAGCAAGCATTTGGAGTAATTGTTGATCATGCTCATACTCCAGATGGTCTATCCCGGCTGCTTGATTCTGTAAGGGAGCTTGGGCCAAGGAGGATTATTACTG TTTTTGGATGCTGTGGTGAGCATGACAGGGGGAAAAGACCCATGATGACAAAGATTGCAACTGATAAAAGCGATGTTACAATTCTGACATCTGATAATCCAAGGAATGAAGATCCAT TGGACATCTTGGATGATATGTTGGCTGGAATAGGCTGGACTATGCAGGATTACTTGAAACACGGAGAAAATGATTACTACCCACCTCTCTCAAATGGTCATAGGATTTTCCTGCATGATATCAGACGTGTGGCTGTACGTGCTGCTGTTGCAATGGGTGAGGAAGGCGACGTGGTT GTGGTTGCTGGCAAGGGCCACGAAACATATCAAATTGAAGATGATAAAACAGATTTTTTTGATGATAGAGAAGAATGCAGAGAAGCACTACAATATGTTGATGAACTTCACCAAGCTGGAATTGACACAAGTGAATTTCCATGGCG
- the LOC101217666 gene encoding uncharacterized protein LOC101217666, with translation MGTKHMQSNSSMVGRVSKSHKMQCKTVDTPSKDLQQPSPKVLVNASSKKLDSTASTRVACCRNQRFCTCKSCMEYSRHNEISLKLVQKNEASEPFSSKKFVGVADKQCKQLLDALGIFNSNKELFVNLLQDPNSLLIKRIEGSTDSRNRKQQMMTFFDSRLSENKIREVGEYEEPKYCQNLKPCDRLPAEDSDDSLSLERIVVLKPNSTSSLQAAVGTNYCSSLKSHSSGIKNGQSDKGTLFSFRQIKRKMKQAMRVGRKEGECLSTNGIPKETPVICRVPKDDGKQTFIEATGRSSYSNIQTDDKGISSSFQDSLGRDQEDKAFYSRNGDKTASTSESTYKKIVQSAVPSNLKRQKSKKHEGDKEVSRKTKAKPWGWVMCFSDDDILPSNKPGCDTAGRMRYSHLGNKKFIHEKKTKPQNDEERCCKTPEMVKVGASFAEAGREDDQLHASTTELNVSPVIFPEVDQDPMIEGSVKLVKDVATVQQERSNFCEASSRFDDSFNTSCCQSTNKFKGFGEKGNPELSKLNLPLEVQPSPFSVDTFSSSSLQFQTVEDPNGFCDRVVQPLPEPIHDQLMVDATSSNLAITPGTVEPSSGALPINFEEDQCSGLARLQEVLDPAIASFHCCGSTSQCILELLQVSKQNWNELSMDCHSSTWLQISFVDKVKMFSSQLCGDCVLLFDYFNEVLEDVFHCYVRCSSWLSSYKPHIQAPHKESAFYHEVMQHMDWSLLQQQPPQTLDHLCLRDLKSRTWIDYPTETEEVVTIIAESVLRELIIESVVYLGL, from the exons ATGGGAACAAAGCATATGCAATCTAATTCTAGCATGGTTGGAAGAGTCTCAAAAAGCCACAAAATGCAGTGCAAAACAGTTGATACACCTAGCAAAGACCTTCAACAGCCATCTCCTAAAGTTTTGGTGAATGCATCATCAAAGAAGCTAGATTCAACAGCTTCAACAAGAGTAGCTTGCTGCAGAAATCAAAGATTTTGTACTTGTAAAAGTTGTATGGAGTACAGCCGACATAATGAGATCAGCCTAAAATTGGTTCAGAAGAATGAAGCCTCTGAGCcattttcaagtaaaaaatttgttggtgTGGCTGATAAACAGTGTAAACAATTGTTAGATGCATTGGGAATTTTCAATTCGAATAAGGAATTGTTTGTAAATCtactacaagacccaaattCTCTGTTAATTAAACGTATTGAAGGCTCTACTGATTCGAGGAACAGAAAACAGCAGATGATGACTTTCTTTGATAGCAGGTTGTCTGAAAACAAGATAAGAGAAGTGGGGGAATATGAGGAGCCTAAGTACTGTCAAAACTTGAAGCCCTGTGATAGATTACCTGCTGAGGATAGTGATGACTCTCTATCTTTGGAAAGAATAGTTGTATTAAAGCCAAATTCAACTAGCTCACTACAGGCGGCTGTGGGAACCAATTATTGCTCCTCTCTGAAATCTCATTCTAGTGGCATAAAGAATGGGCAGAGTGACAAGggaactcttttttcttttagacaaataaaaaggaagatgAAGCAAGCAATGAGGGTAGGGAGAAAAGAAGGTGAATGCCTATCGACTAATGGTATACCTAAAGAAACGCCAGTGATCTGTAGAGTCCCAAAAGATGATGGTAAACAGACGTTTATAGAGGCAACTGGAAGAAGTTCCTATAGTAATATTCAAACAGATGATAAAGGAATTTCTAGTTCGTTTCAAGATTCCCTAGGAAGAGATCAAGAAGACAAGGCATTTTACTCTAGAAATGGGGACAAGACGGCTTCTACCAGTGAAAGTACCTACAAAAAAATTGTCCAGTCAGCTGTGCCAAGTAATCTCAAACGGCAGAAGTCTAAGAAGCACGAAGGAGATAAAGAGGTTTCAAGAAAAACGAAAGCAAAACCATGGGGGTGGGTGATGTGCTTTTCTGATGATGACATATTGCCATCAAATAAACCTGGATGCGATACTGCAGGCCGTATGAGATATTCCCACCTTGGCAATAAGAAGTTTATTCACGAGAAGAAGACAAAACCTCAGAATGATGAGGAACGATGTTGCAAGACTCCAGAAATGGTTAAAGTAGGAGCTTCTTTTGCAGAGGCGGGGAGGGAGGATGATCAATTGCATGCCTCGACTACAGAGTTGAATGTATCTCCCGTCATTTTTCCTGAAGTGGATCAAGATCCAATGATTGAAG GGTCTGTGAAGCTCGTAAAAGACGTTGCCACTGTACAACAGGAAAGAAGCAATTTTTGTGAAGCATCATCTAGATTTGATGACAGTTTCAATACTAGTTGTTGTCAGAGTACAAACAAGTTCAAGGGCTTTGGAGAGAAAGGAAATCCGGAGCTCTCTAAACTG AATTTGCCTTTGGAGGTTCAACCATCACCTTTTTCAGTAGATACATTTTCTTCCAGCTCATTACAATTTCAGACAGTGGAAGATCCTAATGGTTTTTGTGATAGAGTAGTTCAACCTCTTCCAGAACCTATACATGACCAACTTATGGTAGATGCAACCTCTAGTAATCTGGCTATCACCCCTGGAACAG TGGAGCCATCTAGTGGAGCACTCCCCATTAATTTTGAAGAGGACCAGTGTTCTGGTTTGGCAAGGTTGCAAGAGGTTCTTGATCCTGCCATTGCGTCCTTTCACTGTTGTGGCTCTACCTCTCAGTGTATACTTGAGCTGCTGCAAGTCTCAAAACAGAATTGGAACGAATTGTCAATGGATTGTCATTCTTCAACTTGGCTGCAGATATCATTTGTTGACAAAGTGAAGATGTTTAGTAGCCAGTTATGTGGTGATTGTGTGCTTCTTTTCGACTATTTTAATGAAGTCCTTGAGGATGTTTTCCACTGTTATGTTAGATGCTCCTCATGGTTATCATCTTATAAGCCACACATTCAAGCACCTCATAAGGAAAGCGCTTTTTATCACGAGGTTATGCAGCATATGGATTGGTCGCTTTTGCAGCAGCAGCCACCACAAACACTGGACCACCTTTGTTTAAGAGACTTGAAATCTAGAACATGGATCGACTATCCAACTGAAACTGAAGAGGTTGTTACGATTATAGCGGAATCTGTTTTAAGAGAATTAATCATTGAAAGTGTTGTTTACCTTGGTTTgtga